Genomic segment of Sulfitobacter faviae:
CTTGGCCGGTTGCACCCGATTGGCATCCTGCTTGCCGGGGCGCTGATGGCGCTGACCTACATCGGCGGGGATATCGCGCAGTCCAACCTCGGCCTGCCCGCCGCCGCCATTCAGGTCTTCCAAGGCATGCTCCTGTTCTTCCTGCTCGCGCTGGACGTTTTCACTCATTACCGGCTGCGCTTTGGCGCGGCGGAGGCTGCCTGATGGATCTTTCCGCAATCAACCCGCTCTTGTTCGTCGCAGGTTTCCTCGTGGCCGCGACACCGCTGATCTTCGCCGCCATCGGCGAATTGGTGGTCGAGAAATCCGGCGTGCTGAACCTTGGCGTCGAAGGCATGATGATCACCGGCGCGATCTGCGGCTTTGCCACGGCGGTCGAGACCGGATCGCCGCTTTTGGGCTTCGCCGCCGCCGCCGTGGGCGGTGCCGTGCTCAGCCTGCTCTTCGCCTTCCTGACCCAAGTGGCGCTGGCCAATCAGGTCGCCTCGGGCCTGTCGCTCACGCTCTTCGGCCTCGGCCTCTCGGCCCTGATCGGGCAGAGCTACGTCGGGATCAAGCCGCCGCGTCTGGGTGACATCGACTTCGGCCCGCTGGCCGATATCCCCGTGATCGGGCCGATCCTCTTCACCCATGACATCATCCTCTACCTCGGCATCGCGCTGGTTGCCGGGGTCTGGGCGGTGCTGAAATTCACCCGCGCGGGCCTGATCCTGCG
This window contains:
- a CDS encoding ABC transporter permease; the protein is MDLSAINPLLFVAGFLVAATPLIFAAIGELVVEKSGVLNLGVEGMMITGAICGFATAVETGSPLLGFAAAAVGGAVLSLLFAFLTQVALANQVASGLSLTLFGLGLSALIGQSYVGIKPPRLGDIDFGPLADIPVIGPILFTHDIILYLGIALVAGVWAVLKFTRAGLILRAVGESHDAAHALGYKVKRIRTAAILFGGACAGLGGAYISLIRVPQWTEGMTAGIGWIALALVVFASWKPWRALLGAYLFGGITQLQLNLQGAGVAIPVEYLAMSPYIITIIVLVVLSADKSAAPASLGRTFHASN